ATAACACCATTGGATGCTTTAATGTCTGCTTTAACTACTTCAGCACCATTAACAAACACCTTTCCATCATTTAAAGTTACATCAATTGATTGTCCTTCCACTGTTGGCACCATGCCGGCTTTTATTTTATCAGATGTCACATCACCACTGACCACATGATAAAGTAAAACAGATTTTAACGTTGCTGGATCAGCCGCCAATGCATCTAACTGTTCTTTAGGAATTGCTGCGAAGGCTTCGTTTGTCGGCGCGAAAACAGTAAATGGACCTTTCCCTTCAAGGGTTGCAACCAAATCAGCTTGCTTTAGAAGCGATACTAAAGTGGAAAAATCCTTATTACCCGATGCAATTTGCACAATATTCATATCTGTTGCATAAGCTGATATAGAAATAAAACCAGCCAGTAGAATGCCCATAAATTTTATAAGTCCTTTCATGATAAACTTTTCCTTTTAAATAGTGACGTACAGAAATGTACAATGGTTATTATAGTCCATATCCTGTTCGTTTGAAATCAAGAAAAAAAAAGACTCTTCTTTTATGTGTCACAACTCCCTATAATGGACCATAATTTAAAATTAAATGGTTTCAAACTATGGTGTCATTGGGTGTTGGATCGTAACTCAAAACATGAAAAAAGAACCCAACTGCTCAAGCAAGAGGTGAAATAATGCCCTCCATTCGATTTATACTCGCTGACCAGCTCTCTTCGTCTATTTCTTCCCTTGATGGCATCGATGCCAAATCTGATTCTGTTCTAATATGTGAAGTGATGGAGGAGGCTACATACGTCAAACATCACCAGAAAAAAATTGCTTTTTTATTTTCTGCCATGCGGCATTTCGCGCAAATGCTGCGTGAGAAAGATATCAGTGTTCGTTATATTAAACTGGATGATCCTGAAAATCAGGGCAGTTTAACGGCTGAGCTGCAACGCGCGGCGTCAATACTCAATGCAGATAAAATCATCGTGACTGAGCCAGGCGAATATCGCGTTCTCGAGATGATAAAGTCCTGGCAGAAAATGCTTGGCATACCAGTTAAGATTCTTCCTGATTCCCGCTTTTTGGCAACTCATACTGAATTTGCTGCATGGGCAAAGAATAAAAAACAACTGCGTATGGAGTTTTTCTATCGTGAGATGCGGAAAAAATACAAGATTTTACTGGAAGCAGAGGGTACGTCCCACCTGCTCAAACCAGTGGGTGGTGAGTGGAATTACGACAAGGAAAACCGAAAGCCACCAAAAGCGGGCATGGTATCGCCAAAACGAATATCCCACCAAAAATCCGCTATAACTCAGGAAGTTTTGAATTTGGTTCATAGTCGTTTTTCGCATCATTTCGGCAGACTTGAACCCTTTCATTATGCCGTAACTCGCGAACAGGCAATGATCGAACTGGATCATTTTATAGATACAATACTTCCACATTTTGGCGATTATCAGGATGCGATGGTAGCTGGTGAACCCTATCTCTATCACTCGCTTATCTCAAGTTATCTGAATGCGGGTTTATTGCTCCCACTGGAAGTCTGCCAGAGGGCAGAGGCATGATGTGGTCTAATGGATTTGTACACTCCAGATAAGAGATAATCATCTTAACTGGAGGTAATAAAATGGGTGCAACGAAATATACTAAAGAATTTAAACTAGACGCTATTAGTCTTGTTTTGGAGCAGAATTATACGCAATCAGAAGCTGCACAAAGTCTGGGCATTGATTCCAGGTTGATAAGCCGGTGGATCAAAGAACACTCCAAAGAGGAAGGGCAAGCATTTAGAGGTAATGGTAAATTAACTGACGAACAACTAGAGATACGTCGTTTACGAGAAGAATTAAGACGCGTAACAATGGAAAAAGAAATATTAAAAAAGGCGACGGCCTTCTTTGCAAAAAATGAAATGAAGTGAAATATTCATTTATTGCCCAGAATAAGAAGGCCTGGCCAATTGACGTGATGTGTCAATTGCTGGGTGTTACAAGAAGTGGTTTTTACAATTATCTTAAATGTAATAAACCACCAGATCCATTGCATGTGGAGATGCTTGATTGGGTTAAAAAATTAGCAGAATCAAGCCATTATACTTATGGAAGCCGTCGAATGAAAAAAGCATTAAATGCATTAGGTTATCCTGTTGGGAGAAATAAAGCCCGAAATCTAATGAAGGAAGCAGGAATACACGCACGTTACAGAAAGAAATATAGTGATGTGGTCAAGCAAATTGATACACACCAGTTAAGCGACTTTTTTTAATTGTATTATTTGCTCATTTTCAAACTGATTTGGACTTTTATATCCAAGGAATGAATGTAAGCGGTTACTGTTATAAAACATTGTAATATAATTCAGGATGTCTTGTTGTGCCTCAAAGCGAGTTTGGTAATTGCGCCATTGGACTCGCTCTTGTTTTAACCTCCCGAAAAAGCTTTCAGCAACAGCATTATCCCAGCAGTTACCTTTACGACTCATAC
The sequence above is drawn from the Legionella antarctica genome and encodes:
- a CDS encoding fasciclin domain-containing protein; protein product: MKGLIKFMGILLAGFISISAYATDMNIVQIASGNKDFSTLVSLLKQADLVATLEGKGPFTVFAPTNEAFAAIPKEQLDALAADPATLKSVLLYHVVSGDVTSDKIKAGMVPTVEGQSIDVTLNDGKVFVNGAEVVKADIKASNGVIHVINQVIMPPKK
- a CDS encoding cryptochrome/photolyase family protein codes for the protein MPSIRFILADQLSSSISSLDGIDAKSDSVLICEVMEEATYVKHHQKKIAFLFSAMRHFAQMLREKDISVRYIKLDDPENQGSLTAELQRAASILNADKIIVTEPGEYRVLEMIKSWQKMLGIPVKILPDSRFLATHTEFAAWAKNKKQLRMEFFYREMRKKYKILLEAEGTSHLLKPVGGEWNYDKENRKPPKAGMVSPKRISHQKSAITQEVLNLVHSRFSHHFGRLEPFHYAVTREQAMIELDHFIDTILPHFGDYQDAMVAGEPYLYHSLISSYLNAGLLLPLEVCQRAEA